ATCGTTCCACCCGCTCGGCGAGGAGTGGGAGAACGACCTCGAGGGGATGCTCGACGACACCGAGTACGACACCGACCTCGGGATGGCGATGGCCGAGGACGCCATGCGGGTTACCCGTGGCGAACTCTCCGAGGCCGAGTTCCACGAGAAGTACCACGAGGACGTCCTCGAGGAGTTCGGCGAGGACAACCGTCCGACCCAGGAGGCCTACGAGAAGGCCCAGGAGGAAGCGAAAGGCACCGTCGCCAGTATGCTCGAGCGCTTCGAGGGCGACGGCGAAGAGCCCCGCCGTGACGTGATGAAGAAGATGGGCGCCGGCGCCGCCGCCGTTGGACTCGGCGCCTGGGCGACCGTCGACGACGGGCAACAGGAAGCCGTCGCCGCCCAGGACGACGAGGAGGGCGAGGCCGGCGCGCCCGGCGAGGAAGAGGGCGAGGGCCTCCAGTGGGGGATGGCTATCGACCTCGAGCGCTGTGACGGCTGTCTCTCCTGTGTGACTGCCTGTTCCTCCGAGAACAACCTCGACCAGGGCGTCAACTGGATGTACGTCCTCGAGTTCGAGGACCCGGGCGCCTCCGAGAACGTCCAGGCAGAGGGCGCTCGCGACGCCGGTGTGGCCGCAACCCGGCTCGTCCGACCGTGCCAGCACTGTACCGACGCGCCCTGTGAGAAGGTCTGTCCGACGACCGCCCGCCACACGCGGGACTCGGACGGCCTCGTGCTGACCGACTACGACGTCTGTATCGGTTGCCGGTACTGTCAGGTCGCCTGTCCCTACGGTGTCAACTACTTCCAGTGGGACGAGCCCGACATCTCGACCGACGAGATCGCGGAGTTCCACGAGGATCACGAGGGCGATCACATGACGACCGACGACGGCTACGGCAGCGAACGCTGGGTCGACAGCCGTGCGCCGCGTGGCACGATGAGCAAGTGTACCATGTGTCCGACCCGACAGGACGGACAGATGGGCGACGAGATGGTCGGCACGACCGCCTGCGAGGAGGCCTGTCCGCCGGACGCGATCCAGTTCGGGAACATGAACGATCCGAACGACGATCCCCAGCTCTACGCCAGCAACCCGGCCCGCGGGCGGACCCTTGCACGGATCAACCCGCCGTCGGCCGACGAGCTCGAGGAGGAGCTCGACGGCGAGGACGATGACCTCGAGTCGGTCCTCGACGCGACCGACCTCGACGATGAGGAGCTAAGCCTGATGGTCGCCGTCCAGATCACCGGTGGCGACGAGATGGCCGAGGGCGACGGCGACGTCGCCGACCTCGAGGAGGACGTCCAGGACGCCCTCGCAGTCCTCGAGGACCACGGACTCGACCTCACCAGCCAGGAGGTTCTCGCCCAGCTCGACCTCGCCGACGAACCCGAGGACGAGGAGAACGGCGCTGACGACGAGGAGGAGGCCGAAGATCAGGCCGACGACGCCGGCGACGCCGACGACGACGACGCCGAGGAGGACGAAGACGAGGAGGACGAGGACGAGGAGGACGAGGACGAAGACGACGAAGACGAGTTCGAACCCGACGAGCAGGCGGCACAGGTCCGCCTCGAGCAGTTCGCCGGAACGCCGACCTCGAACTTCAAGCTCCTCGAGGATCAGGGTACCAACCCGAACATCATCTACCTCGGCAACGAACCCGGTCCGAGCGCCGAACAGGTCGAGCCGACCGGGACCGGCGTCAACTACGAGGACATCAGCTACGAACGCGCTGACGGCGAGTCGGTCGACGCCGTCGACAACCGCAAGGACGTCCTCGACGAGCAGACGGTCGGTGACGCAGGGGTGTCGCTATGAGCACCAAGTCGCCGACCGAAGCGGACATCCTCCGCCCGATCCAGAACGTTTCCAAGACGTACTTCATCGTGTTCGCCCTCGCCGCCCTGGCGCTTGGTGCGTTCCTCGTCGGCTGGGCCTACCAGCTGTCCGAGGGGATGGCTGTCACCGGGCTCTCCGACTGGGGCTCGGGCGGCGGTGTCACCTGGGGGCTGTACATCGGCGCGTTCATCTGGTGGGTCGGGATCGCCCACGGCGGCATTATCCTCTCTGCAGCGGTGCGACTGCTCGGCATGGATCGGTACATGCCCGTCGCCCGCCTGGCCGAGCTGCTGACCCTCGCCGGACTCTCCGCCGCGGGCTTTTACATTATCGTCCACATGGGGCGCCCGGACCGAATGGTCACGAGCGTCCTCGGCCACTACCACATCACGGTCAATAACTCGCCGCTGGTGTGGGACGTGACGGTCATCACGGCCTACTTCGTGCTGACCGCGACCTACCTCGCGCTAACGATCCGGTACGACGTCACGCGACTGCGCGACCAGCTGCCGGACCGCTTCGATCTGATCTACAACGTCCTGACGATCGGCTACTCCGAGAAAGAGGACAAGGTCATCGATCGGATGGTCTGGTGGGTTGCCCTCGCGATCATCATTATGGCGCCGCTCCTGTTGCACGGCGGTGTCATTCCGTGGCTGTTCGCGGTGCTTCCGAACTACCCGGGCTGGTTCGGCGGGGTCCAGGGGCCGCAGTTCCTCACCATCGCGCTGACCTCCGCGATCAGCGGCGTCATCCTGCTGTCGGCCGCCTTCCGTAAGGCCTACGACTGGGATCACATCATCACCGACGACATCTTCCGCGGGCTCTTGCTGTGGCTCGGGTTTTTCTGTCTGCTGTTCCTCTGGCTCCAGCTCCAGCAGCTCACCGCGGGGAGCTTCCACGCGACGGTCGACCACGCGACAGCAACCGAAGGGAAGTTCTCGAACCCGCTGTACTACGTGCCGATCCTGTCGGTGCTCGGCGTGCTCGGGTTTATCTTCGCGACGACGATCCGTCCGTCACTTTTCACCAAGCTTCGGGCGATGGTCGCCAGCGTCATCGTCCTGCTGGCGACGCTGACCGAGAAGCTCTACTTCGTCCTCTCGGGCTTCTGGTACCCCACCTTCAACATCTACGACGCCGTCCCGGGGGACTACTTCCCGAGCGCGATCGAGCTGCTCTCGTTGGCCGGAACGATCGGAATGGTCGTCCTGTTCTTCCTGGTCGTGGCGAAGGTCATCCCGGTGGTCGAGCTCCACGCGATCGA
This genomic window from Natronococcus occultus SP4 contains:
- the nrfD gene encoding NrfD/PsrC family molybdoenzyme membrane anchor subunit, translated to MSTKSPTEADILRPIQNVSKTYFIVFALAALALGAFLVGWAYQLSEGMAVTGLSDWGSGGGVTWGLYIGAFIWWVGIAHGGIILSAAVRLLGMDRYMPVARLAELLTLAGLSAAGFYIIVHMGRPDRMVTSVLGHYHITVNNSPLVWDVTVITAYFVLTATYLALTIRYDVTRLRDQLPDRFDLIYNVLTIGYSEKEDKVIDRMVWWVALAIIIMAPLLLHGGVIPWLFAVLPNYPGWFGGVQGPQFLTIALTSAISGVILLSAAFRKAYDWDHIITDDIFRGLLLWLGFFCLLFLWLQLQQLTAGSFHATVDHATATEGKFSNPLYYVPILSVLGVLGFIFATTIRPSLFTKLRAMVASVIVLLATLTEKLYFVLSGFWYPTFNIYDAVPGDYFPSAIELLSLAGTIGMVVLFFLVVAKVIPVVELHAIEHLRGDHGHGHDSEHEPVEESAKQPEVEA
- a CDS encoding 4Fe-4S ferredoxin N-terminal domain-containing protein — protein: MSADDESFHPLGEEWENDLEGMLDDTEYDTDLGMAMAEDAMRVTRGELSEAEFHEKYHEDVLEEFGEDNRPTQEAYEKAQEEAKGTVASMLERFEGDGEEPRRDVMKKMGAGAAAVGLGAWATVDDGQQEAVAAQDDEEGEAGAPGEEEGEGLQWGMAIDLERCDGCLSCVTACSSENNLDQGVNWMYVLEFEDPGASENVQAEGARDAGVAATRLVRPCQHCTDAPCEKVCPTTARHTRDSDGLVLTDYDVCIGCRYCQVACPYGVNYFQWDEPDISTDEIAEFHEDHEGDHMTTDDGYGSERWVDSRAPRGTMSKCTMCPTRQDGQMGDEMVGTTACEEACPPDAIQFGNMNDPNDDPQLYASNPARGRTLARINPPSADELEEELDGEDDDLESVLDATDLDDEELSLMVAVQITGGDEMAEGDGDVADLEEDVQDALAVLEDHGLDLTSQEVLAQLDLADEPEDEENGADDEEEAEDQADDAGDADDDDAEEDEDEEDEDEEDEDEDDEDEFEPDEQAAQVRLEQFAGTPTSNFKLLEDQGTNPNIIYLGNEPGPSAEQVEPTGTGVNYEDISYERADGESVDAVDNRKDVLDEQTVGDAGVSL